In Streptococcus pneumoniae, the sequence CACCTAAAATACGGATAGTTCCACTAGTTAGTGATAAGGTCCCTGCTATAGTGTTAAAGAGAGTTGATTTTCCAGCACCATTTCCGCCCAAAATCGTGATAAAGTCCCGTTCAAAAATTTCTAAGGAAACATCATTTAAAATAATCTTTTCTTCATCAAAGCCATTTTTAACGATTTTGGTTGCATTTTTTAATTCTACAATTGCTGTCATTTGCTTAACTTGGCTCCTTTCAAGATTGTTTGCTTAAATGTTGGAATCATGAGGCAGACTGCTAAAATCAAGGCACTGTATAAACGAAGGTAACTTGTATTAAAGCCAAGTGCGATAACTGCCCACACTAAAAATTGATAAGCGATAGAACCTACAACGATAGTAACCAAACGCTCTGCCAAGCTCAAACTCTTGAAAATAACTTCTCCAATAATCAAACTTGCAAGCCCCACAACGATAACCCCGATCCCTCGAGACACATCGGCATAGCCTTCTTGCTGAGCAATGAGGGCACCTGCAAGGGCAATCACACCATTTGATAAGACCAAGCCCATGAGCTCCATGCGTCCAGTATGAATCCCGAAACTTCTAGCCATATCAGGATTATCCCCTGTAGCAATATAGGCTTGTCCGAGTTTAGTGTCCAAGAAAAAGAGCATGAGAGCAATAACAATACTCACAAAGATGAGACCTGTCAAGAGTTGATTCAAATCCGAATCAAAAGGCAAAACATCCTGAATTTGCTTGGTTCCAAGCAGGCCTAAATTCGCACGTCCCATAATCAAGAGCATGATTGAGTGACAAGAAGTCATCACCAAAATCCCTGAGAGCAAGGTTGGGATCTTCCCTTTTGTATAAAGAAGGCCTGCTGCCATTCCAGCCAAACAACCTGCTCCTACAGCAACAAGTGTCGCTAAAAATGGGTTCACGCCTTTGGTTATCAAAGTGACAGCAACAGCTCCCCCAAGAGGGAAGGAACCTTCTGTCGTCATATCTGGAAAGTTTAAAATCCTAAATGTCATAAAGATTCCCAGACCTAGAATAGCCCAGACAAATCCTTGAGAAATAATGGAAACAATCATATTTTATTTAATCCTTTCTATATTCATCTTTTTAAAAAATGGGAAGAGTCTCCTCCCCCCTACCTTATTTATTCGATGACTTGTCCTGCTTCTTTGAGAACAGACTCAGGAATAGTAATACCTAGTTCTTGTGCTATTTTTTTATTGATGACTGACTTACCAATTGAAAAGACATTGACTGGGGTATCGGCTGGTTTTGCACCTTTCAAGACTTGCACAATCATTTTACCTGTTGCCACACCAAGGTCATGTTGGTCAATTACAACTGATGCCAAACCACCTACTTCTACCATAGCTGTCGCACTGGGATAAACTGGTTTCTTAGAACTTTGATTGCTAGAGACAACCGTTGGAAATCCTGATGCAATGGTGTTATCAATTGGAACCCAAATAGCATCTACCTTGCTAGTCATAACAGTGACAGTTGAGGCAATTTCATTTGTTGAAGGAACTGCAAATGTTTCCACTGTCAGACCTGCTTTTTCAGCATAAGCCTTAAATTCTTCGACCTGTGTTTTTGAATTGTCTTCGCTACTTGAGTAAAGAGCTCCGATTGTTTTCACATTCGGTGTCAGAGCCTTGATGAGTTCAACTTGTTGTTGAGCTGGATTGTGGTCAGATACCCCTGTAACGTTGCCACCTGGTTTTTTCAAATCTTTAACCAAGTTAGCACCAATTGGGTCTGTAATAGCGGCCATGATAACCGGTAGGTCTTTTGTTGCACTAGCCAACCCTTGGGCTGCTGGTGTTGCGATACCAACCACAAGGTCATTCCCATTTGCAACCAATTGTTTACTCATTGTCGCAACCTTACTTTGGTCACCTTCTGAGTTCATAAAATCAATTTTAACTTGATCATCTTTATATCCTTCTTCTGCAAGTCCATCTTGGATCCCTTTATAAATCAAATCAAGGGATGGATGGCTCACAAATTGAAGCACACCAATCTTGGTTATTTTCTTCTCATCCTTATTATTCTGAACTTCTGATTTATTCATTGAAGAATAAATCAAGCTTCCTGCTACTAAGACTGCTAATGCAGCAATAATTCCAATTAAACGTTTATTTTTCATTCTGTTTCTCCTTTTTATTTCCTTTAACATATTTCACTTATCTAAACAAGCGACGCCATCGTTTTCTTTCCATACTAACCTCCATCAAAAAAATCCTCACACAAAAAACTTGTGTGAGGACGTCGATGCGCGGTACCACCTCAATTATAGGGAATTTCCCTATCGCTCAGTCTCGCAATAACGAGATGCACTGTAAGGTGTGCTTACCGAATTTTTATAATTTCAAATTCTAAATAGCATTCAGCCCAATTTTCATCATCGCCACTTATCTGTTTTCAGCTACCACAGACTCTCTAAAAAGTTTGTATGATTACTTTTCTGAATGGTTAAATTATATCATTTTTAAACTACTTGTCAATAGTCTATTAGAATTTTTTTGATATTCACTTTTAGCATTCACTCTTGAAAATTATCAACCTGAATTACGCAATCCTGTCGCAATTCCGTTGATCGTGATATGAATCAATCGTTCTTGATCACTGGACAATTCTCCACGACGTTGGCGTTTAATCAACTCCAACTGAATATAGTTGAGAATATTAAAGTAAGGCATACGGTAATCCAGACTAGCTTTTAGATATGGATTGTCAGCTAAGAGTTCGTCATGTCCTTCAATAGCCAAGATAACGTTCTTAGTAACTTGCCATTCATTTAAAATAGTCTCATAGATGGCCTTAACTTGCTCGTCTTCACAAAGTTTAGCATATTCAAAAGCAATATTCATATTTGATTTTGACAAAACCATATCAACATTTGAAAGAAGCGATTGGAAGAAAGGCCAATTTTGGTACATATCTCGTAAGATAGCAATATTCTCTGGATTTTTATTGATAAATTCCTTGAAGCTTGAACCAACCCCGTACCATCCAGGGAACATAACACGACTCTGTGACCATGAGAATACCCAAGGGATGGCACGCAAACCACCGATTTCAGTAATAGTCTTACGAGCGGCTGGACGAGAACCAATATTAAAACTTGAAATAGCCTTGATTGGACTTGACTCGAAGAAATAATCATAGAAATGCTCATTACCAAAGACCAAATCACGGTAGATATCGTAACTACGGTCCACTACTTGATCCATAATGGCTTCATAACGATTTGGGGTATTGGTATCGCTCTTCTTCTGAGTAATCATACGGTTAATAGCTGCCGATACTAGCATTTCAAGGTTATAGTAAGCGGCGTCTTTGTTACCGTATTTATTCCCAATTACTTCACCCTGCTCCGTCAAACGGATACGATCCTTGATAGACTTGAGCGGTTGAGATGTAATGGCTTCATAGGTTGGCCCACCACCACGACCGACAGTACCACCACGACCATGGAAGAAGGTAACCTTAACGCCAAATTCATCTCCAATAGCAGTCAATTGTTGTTGAGCCTTGTAGAGGGTCCAACATGATGACAAGTAACCGCCATCTTTATTACTGTCAGAGTAGCCAAGCATGATTTCTTGGTAGTTATTTCGTGAGTCAATCCATTTTTTGGCAAGGCTAAGAGAAAGATATTTTCTCATTGTTTCCTCTGAATGATCCAAGTCTTCAATTGTTTCAAAAAGGGGAACAATCTGAACACGCGCCCTTTCCGTATCCACCAGTCCTACTTCTTTTAACAGAATAGCTAATTCTAGCATATCAGAAAGGTTGGTTGCATGTGAAATGATGGTCTGACGGATGACATCATCTCCCAACTTATCTTTCAAAACACGAGCCGTCTTAAAAATAGCTAATTCTTTTGCTAATAATTCTGATTTTTCTGCGTGAGTCGCAGAAAGAATTCGGGGATCTTCTTCTAATTCTTTCAAGAGAAGGTCACACTTTTCTTCTTCGCTCAACTCGCTATAACGAGAATGAATTCCTGCTGATTTCAAGAGTTCTGCCACACAGGCTTCATAGACGCTAGAGTCTTGTCGCATATCAATTGATGCTAAGTAAAAACCAAATATCTCTACTGCCTGCAATAATTCCACAAAATCACCTGAAATCAAGGACTCGCCCTTATTTTCTAGTAGAGAATCTCGAATGGCAATCAAATCCTTGTAGAAATCATTGGCGGTTTCATAACGAGTCCCAACTTCTTCATCCTCAATCAGATAGGTTTTAGTTGCCTGAATTTTTGATTGAATATCAAACAAGGCACGACGGTAAAGCTCTTTTTCGCGGTAAATCGAGTTATCCTTGGATTGACGAGCCATTTCTCTGACTTGCTTGCTGACGTTGACAATGCTAGTTGAAAGAGAAAATTCACGATAAAGTTGGTAAATCTTTTTATCATAGTAGTTCATGATGACTTCACACTGAGTGAGTGCAGACTGCTTCAAGGTCTTTGCTGTAACAAATGGATTTCCATCACGGTCACCACCTATCCACATACCCATGGTGATTGGTTTAGCCTGTTTTAAATTCAGACCATGCGCTTGCGCTAAGCGCTTATACTCCGTCGTCAAATGAGGTACAGCTTTCAAAAAGGAGCTGTTATAATATTCCATAGCATTCGTGATTTCGTTAGTCACTTTTAATTTTTTCTCACGAATCATGTCTGTCTGCATGATAATTTCGATGTAACGACGCAAATCATTGTACCATTTATCTTTATTGATCAACCCCAACTTAACATCACGGTATTTACGCAAAAGACTATGAATATGATTTGTTAAATCCAACATACTTTTGCGTTGCACTTGTGTTGGATGGGCTGTCAAAACAGGGACAACATTCAAGTGTTCTAGGATCTCAACGGCATTTTCCTTTTCTGCTACCAATTTAATCGTTGTAGATAATTTACCTAAATAGTCCTGATCAATATTATTTTGATGATTGATTTCATAAGCTAAATCCACATCCTCTGAAATATTAATCAAAAGAGGCAAGATAGAGAAATAGCGTGAAATATAGACCATTTCATCATTTGATAAGCTAGTCACTAGACGGTTTAGACCTTGATAATCTTCCTGCGTTGATAATTCTTTCAACTGTATTATTTTTTCAAAGGTCTCTGGGGCAAGCATATTTTTAGTAATATCTTCCAGTAATTCTGTTAGAATCAAGACTTCTTCTTGCACAACACTTTTATTACTATAATTTTCTAATTTTTGAAGAGACATAAACTATCCTTTCTTTATCCTACTTCAACAGAAGGTTCATTGGTTGATTTTCCAATTCTCGGTACAATTTAGCGCGTTTTTCACTGGCATCAATATTTAAGACAAAGGCTACTGCCACTGATAAGACTAGAAGACTATTTCCACCCTGGGATAAGAAGGGGAAAGTCACTCCTGTAGATGGAATCAAGCCCGAAATCCCTCCGATATTGACAAATACCTGAACCAACATCATCCCTCCGACACCGAGTGCAACCATGGCATTGAAAGGATTCTCCGCTCGGATACCGACCAAGATAATCCGCAAAATCATGAAAAACAAGAGAGCTAAAATAAGACTGGCACCAACAAAGCCAAATTCTTCAATCACGATAGAAAAGACAAAGTCTGTATGAGCTTCTGGCAAATAACCTCGTTTTTCAATCGAGTTTCCAAGACCTAGACCAAACCAACCGCCATTGACCATGGCAAAATAAGAATTAGCTAACTGGTGACCTGCATCAGCACGATCGGCAAAAGGATTAAAAAAGGCACTAAAGCGCTTGGCTACATAGCCAAATACTGGAATTTTTGAAAAGGTCTCAACACCGATTAGGCTGATAGTGGTCAAGACAAAGACAGAAGTGGCAGATACGAGCGCCAGAATGGTTGAAAACCAGCGATAAGCGATTCCACTAACTGTATACATAATCAAGGAAACCAAGACTAAAATAGTCGCATTTCCTAAATCAGGGAAAATTCCCAAACTTCCAATCAGAACTAGGAGAACGAATCGCCAATCATTAAAAGCACGGGGAAGCCATTGATTTTGAGTCAAAACTTGAAAATCATAAGTAGCTATTTCTTCTTGCTGTTTGGAGAATCGGTGAGCTAAATACCAAATAATAATGATTTTTAAGTACTCAGCTGGCTGAATAGTTACTCCTGCAACCGAAATCCAACCGTATGCCCCGTTTACTGAAATACCAATAAAACGAGCCAAGAACAATAAAAGCATTTCTATTAATATAACTAAAATGATTAGTCGCTCATTTCTCAAAAAATCTAGTCTCAATTTATAAATTAAGGCAATCAGTATCAAACTAACAATCCAAAAGATTCCTTGGTTTCGAACCAACTGCAAGGCGCTCTTGCCTTCTTCAATTAAAATAGCACTGGTGGTCGAATAGACCACAATCAAGCCCAAAATAGATAAAAGCAAGTAGGGAATCAAGATGGAATAATTTAATAAGTGCCTCTTACTAATCTTCATAGTATCACCACTCTACTAGGATACAGACAAATCTGTTCCAAATTCCGTTTTATTTTCTAGTTTTGATTGCTATTATACCATTTTTTCAGAAAGAAAAAAACTCTTACCTTACAATCCTTCGAATTTTACTGTTTTTACAGAATTAAGGCAGAATTTGAAATCGTAAAACCATTTTGAATAAGAGTTGCTTCAATCCATTGACTCCGACTAATTATGTTGCTTTCGTGAATGCCAAAATCAGCCGCAATTTGTTCATAAGTGCGCTATTCTCGCATGTATTGAATAGTTACCATAAGGAGATCGTCTAGGCTTAATTTGCTTTTTCGTCCACCTTTTGCGCGTTTACGTTGATAAGCTGTTTTTAACACCGCTAACATCTCTTCAAAAGTCGTGCGCTGAACACCTACAAGGATCTTGAAACGGCTATCGCTCAATTGTTTACTTGCTTCATCATTCATAGTTTTATTGTATTATATTTTTGTTTCGCAGGAAGTCTATTATTCCTTTCGTTCCAAGGTTTTTACGCTTTTAGCAACAAGCTTACACACTCCACGTGATGCGTCTGTAGAACTCAAAAGGTTCGGGGAACCTTTTGAGGATTAATTGCGTTTATCTAACAAACTCACACATTCAACATGGCATGACTGATGAAGTCATCATAAGAATTTCACTTGCTGCTCTTTTACGGTGGCAGCCTGAACGGTCAGAAGTATCATTGTATATCATTTGTATCATGGCATATAAAGTATCGCTCTATTTTATTGATGGTTTTAATATCGCTCTTATCATGGCGAACCATTCAAATCTGCTCCACAAATGAGGAAAGTACCATTTTGGACTATTCAATTGTCAAAGAACAAATAAAAAAAATCTTCGCATTTTCACACTCTATGAAATTGAGGAGATTATTTTCTAAAGCGAATTTTATCAGGAAAATCCGTCAATCCCAATAGGTAGTCTGTACTGACATCGTAAAAGTTTGAGAGAGTTACCAATATATCTGCTGTTAACGTATGCTCACCCCGTTCAATTTTAGCATAAGCTGAGTCTGTAAACGAAAGTATTTTAGCTATTTGTTTTTGGGTCAAATCGTGATCTTCCCTCAAATCTCTCAAACGTCTGTACATCTAGCTTTCTCCTGAGAAAAGTATAATATATAAAACTAAGAAATCATTCAAAGTGTCCAAACTGGACATTTTGAACTAAAATTAATTTATTAAACATATCTCATAAGCATATCTATTATAGGTAAGACAATATTAAGAAAGACGGTCAAAATCTATTAACCGTCTAAAGATGTTATAAGCTATTAAAAAATCAGCAGTAATCCGGTAACAAAAGTCACATAATTTTGTTAAGGAAGGGATTAATGATGTCCAGATTACTACTAACCAGCAAATTGAAAAATGGTCAACATGATATTTCTAATGTGAATCTCTTACTTTCAGAACCTAAAAGCTGAATAATAGCCACCCCCTACTTATCAATAAAATTTTCCGTTGCATTAACAGATGTATATAGACCACTCCATGGATTTCAAAGCAATTAACTAGACTTTATTTGTCAATAACCACAAAATTAGATTAGAAAAATCATTAAAAATTAATTGGAGTCCTTTGTGATGCTTTTTCAATAAAAGTAATACTTCTCAATATTTTAACTGAACTAAAGAAATAGCATAATGGTATCTTGATTGTATTCTTCTAAAAAGGATTGCCCTTCACATTCAACTGTGATTGATTAAATTCCAAAAATATATTCCAAAGGCGCTCTAAATTCTCTATATCAGCTATTTTTTATCATCTATCAACTTCTATCATACCTCTTCAATAGCGTGCTAAATATTAGCGATAATATCGTAATAGATACACCAATAATAAAAAAATTAAAAGTATTGTTAGGATTTAAAACTACTGAGAAAAAAACAGTACCTAGTGGCATAAAAAGAATAGCTACCGTAAAGATGATTCCAAATACTCTGCCAAGAAACTCATTATCTACGTCTCTTTGAACAATAGAGAAAAATTGGATATTAAAAATGGAAAGAAATAGACTAAATAATGCTGGAGTAAAGGCTAAAATAATGACGTTGCGGAACATATAATAGATCGGCGCTGTTAGCATTAACATCAAACCTGAATATGCTAAAAAGAGCATTAAACGTTTGCTTGACAAGGATTTATTGATAAATCCACTTAATATCGCACCAATAAAGCCACCAATCGCTTCGGCTGTTAAAAAGGTTCCATATAGCCCACTTGAAATACTTCCAAACATTTGATTACTGTATGGCAGCAACAAATTATAGGCTGCTAGGAAAAAGTTAACAAGTGCTGAAAGGGCAATTATAGTGAGAATTTGTTTATGACTATATACATACGTAAATCCTATTTTTAAATCATCAAAGATTCCTCTTATCGTCATATTCTCTTTTGTATCCACCTCCTCATTTACAGGAGTAATGAAGAAAATTAGTGAGGCAGCAATTAAAAACGATAATCCATCTAGTAATAACACACCATGTATTCCAAGTAACTTATATAAGAAAATTGCAATCATAGGAATTGTTACTTTAATCACAGTACTTGTTGTTTCTAGCAATGAATTAAGTTATGATATACTGTCCTTTTTTACAATTTCTTTCGTAAAAGCTTTGTATGATGGCCCTGAAAAAGCACTCATAAAAGCCAAAATGACATTTGTTATGACTATCGCATAAACCAACCATTTTTCTTGGGATATAAATGAAAGAGTTATGCAAGCAATACCACATAAGATATTTGTAGTAATAATAATTTTTTTCCGCTTGAAACTATCTGCAATAACTCCACCAAATAAATTAAATAGAACACCTATCATACTTTCTAATGATTGATAAATTGCAACCACTGATAGAGATGTTGGATTAAGACCAGCAAGAAAGGTAT encodes:
- a CDS encoding ABC transporter permease, yielding MIVSIISQGFVWAILGLGIFMTFRILNFPDMTTEGSFPLGGAVAVTLITKGVNPFLATLVAVGAGCLAGMAAGLLYTKGKIPTLLSGILVMTSCHSIMLLIMGRANLGLLGTKQIQDVLPFDSDLNQLLTGLIFVSIVIALMLFFLDTKLGQAYIATGDNPDMARSFGIHTGRMELMGLVLSNGVIALAGALIAQQEGYADVSRGIGVIVVGLASLIIGEVIFKSLSLAERLVTIVVGSIAYQFLVWAVIALGFNTSYLRLYSALILAVCLMIPTFKQTILKGAKLSK
- the trpX gene encoding tryptophan ABC transporter substrate-binding protein; protein product: MKNKRLIGIIAALAVLVAGSLIYSSMNKSEVQNNKDEKKITKIGVLQFVSHPSLDLIYKGIQDGLAEEGYKDDQVKIDFMNSEGDQSKVATMSKQLVANGNDLVVGIATPAAQGLASATKDLPVIMAAITDPIGANLVKDLKKPGGNVTGVSDHNPAQQQVELIKALTPNVKTIGALYSSSEDNSKTQVEEFKAYAEKAGLTVETFAVPSTNEIASTVTVMTSKVDAIWVPIDNTIASGFPTVVSSNQSSKKPVYPSATAMVEVGGLASVVIDQHDLGVATGKMIVQVLKGAKPADTPVNVFSIGKSVINKKIAQELGITIPESVLKEAGQVIE
- the ppc gene encoding phosphoenolpyruvate carboxylase: MSLQKLENYSNKSVVQEEVLILTELLEDITKNMLAPETFEKIIQLKELSTQEDYQGLNRLVTSLSNDEMVYISRYFSILPLLINISEDVDLAYEINHQNNIDQDYLGKLSTTIKLVAEKENAVEILEHLNVVPVLTAHPTQVQRKSMLDLTNHIHSLLRKYRDVKLGLINKDKWYNDLRRYIEIIMQTDMIREKKLKVTNEITNAMEYYNSSFLKAVPHLTTEYKRLAQAHGLNLKQAKPITMGMWIGGDRDGNPFVTAKTLKQSALTQCEVIMNYYDKKIYQLYREFSLSTSIVNVSKQVREMARQSKDNSIYREKELYRRALFDIQSKIQATKTYLIEDEEVGTRYETANDFYKDLIAIRDSLLENKGESLISGDFVELLQAVEIFGFYLASIDMRQDSSVYEACVAELLKSAGIHSRYSELSEEEKCDLLLKELEEDPRILSATHAEKSELLAKELAIFKTARVLKDKLGDDVIRQTIISHATNLSDMLELAILLKEVGLVDTERARVQIVPLFETIEDLDHSEETMRKYLSLSLAKKWIDSRNNYQEIMLGYSDSNKDGGYLSSCWTLYKAQQQLTAIGDEFGVKVTFFHGRGGTVGRGGGPTYEAITSQPLKSIKDRIRLTEQGEVIGNKYGNKDAAYYNLEMLVSAAINRMITQKKSDTNTPNRYEAIMDQVVDRSYDIYRDLVFGNEHFYDYFFESSPIKAISSFNIGSRPAARKTITEIGGLRAIPWVFSWSQSRVMFPGWYGVGSSFKEFINKNPENIAILRDMYQNWPFFQSLLSNVDMVLSKSNMNIAFEYAKLCEDEQVKAIYETILNEWQVTKNVILAIEGHDELLADNPYLKASLDYRMPYFNILNYIQLELIKRQRRGELSSDQERLIHITINGIATGLRNSG
- the ftsW gene encoding cell division peptidoglycan polymerase FtsW — protein: MKISKRHLLNYSILIPYLLLSILGLIVVYSTTSAILIEEGKSALQLVRNQGIFWIVSLILIALIYKLRLDFLRNERLIILVILIEMLLLFLARFIGISVNGAYGWISVAGVTIQPAEYLKIIIIWYLAHRFSKQQEEIATYDFQVLTQNQWLPRAFNDWRFVLLVLIGSLGIFPDLGNATILVLVSLIMYTVSGIAYRWFSTILALVSATSVFVLTTISLIGVETFSKIPVFGYVAKRFSAFFNPFADRADAGHQLANSYFAMVNGGWFGLGLGNSIEKRGYLPEAHTDFVFSIVIEEFGFVGASLILALLFFMILRIILVGIRAENPFNAMVALGVGGMMLVQVFVNIGGISGLIPSTGVTFPFLSQGGNSLLVLSVAVAFVLNIDASEKRAKLYRELENQPMNLLLK
- a CDS encoding helix-turn-helix domain-containing protein — protein: MYRRLRDLREDHDLTQKQIAKILSFTDSAYAKIERGEHTLTADILVTLSNFYDVSTDYLLGLTDFPDKIRFRK